A window from Telopea speciosissima isolate NSW1024214 ecotype Mountain lineage chromosome 8, Tspe_v1, whole genome shotgun sequence encodes these proteins:
- the LOC122638370 gene encoding cytochrome P450 86B1-like: MARNNNNLSLSLAKALIAHLRFSDIAMALLSFFLFSALVQKLTNKGPMLWPVMGIVPTLFFHLHHLYDWATECLIKCGGTFHYRGMWMGGAHGIVTVDPTNIEYMLKTRFINFPKGQYYRERFSDLLGDGIFNADDDKWKEQRRAANSEMHSTRFVEYSLQTVHDLVHQKLLKLIDELVASRETVDLQEMLLRFTFDNICTVAFGVDPDCLTVHLPNIPFASAFEQATELTLWRFTVPPFVWKTTRFFRVGRERRLEKAVRIVREFAAKTVADRRIECRFTDGSDLLSRLMKVEEKFSDEFLQDFCISFILAGRDTSSVALAWFFWLIHNHPHVENRILDEINRIKGGGEVVFTREELKKMVYLQAALSESLRLYPAVPIDFKEVREDDVFPDGTLVRKGARVLYCIFSMARMESIWGKDCTEFKPERWINGDGELVIENQFKYPVFNGGPRLCIGKKFAYMQMKMVAASVLLRYSVEVVQGQTVAPKMTTTLYMRNGLWVTFKPRPRPRTRVVSC; the protein is encoded by the coding sequence ATGGCAAGAAACAATAATAATCTTTCACTCTCCCTTGCGAAGGCTTTGATAGCTCACTTGAGATTCTCCGACATAGCTATGGCACTGTTGAGTTTCTTCCTCTTCAGCGCTTTAGTTCAGAAACTCACCAACAAGGGTCCCATGCTATGGCCTGTGATGGGTATCGTTCCTAccctcttcttccatctccatcaCCTCTACGATTGGGCAACCGAGTGTCTGATCAAGTGCGGAGGTACTTTCCATTACAGAGGAATGTGGATGGGTGGGGCACATGGGATTGTCACCGTCGATCCAACCAACATCGAATACATGCTCAAAACCCGGTTCATCAACTTCCCCAAAGGTCAGTATTACAGAGAAAGATTCTCCGATCTCCTCGGCGATGGTATCTTTAATGCTGACGATGACAAGTGGAAGGAGCAGAGACGTGCGGCCAACTCTGAGATGCATTCCACACGATTCGTTGAGTACTCTCTACAAACAGTTCACGATTTGGTACATCAGAAGCTGCTTAAGCTTATAGACGAACTCGTAGCGTCAAGAGAGACCGTCGATCTCCAAGAGATGCTTCTCCGGTTCACATTCGATAACATTTGCACGGTCGCATTCGGGGTGGACCCGGATTGCTTGACGGTCCACCTACCAAATATCCCATTCGCTAGCGCGTTTGAGCAAGCTACGGAGCTCACTCTATGGAGGTTCACAGTGCCACCATTTGTATGGAAAACCACTAGGTTTTTCAGGGTTGGACGGGAGAGACGGCTTGAGAAGGCGGTTCGGATAGTTCGTGAGTTTGCGGCGAAGACGGTTGCTGATCGGAGAATCGAATGTCGATTCACAGATGGATCTGACCTCTTGTCAAGGCTGATGAAGGTTGAAGAGAAATTCTCGGACGAATTTCTTCAAGATTTCTGCATAAGTTTCATCCTTGCTGGACGAGACACAAGCTCGGTCGCATTAGCCTGGTTCTTCTGGCTCATCCATAACCACCCACATGTAGAAAATCGTATTCTCGACGAGATCAACCGAAtcaaaggaggaggagaagtggTGTTCACAAGggaggaattgaagaagatggtGTACCTGCAAGCGGCGCTTTCGGAGTCGCTGAGGCTTTACCCGGCGGTTCCGATAGATTTTAAGGAGGTTAGAGAAGACGATGTTTTCCCAGATGGGACATTGGTGAGGAAGGGGGCGAGAGTACTTTACTGTATCTTCTCAATGGCACGTATGGAGAGCATATGGGGAAAGGATTGTACGGAATTCAAGCCAGAGAGATGGATCAATGGAGATGGGGAATTGGTTATTGAGAACCAGTTTAAGTATCCAGTGTTCAATGGTGGACCTAGGTTATGCATTGGGAAGAAGTTTGCATATATGCAGATGAAGATGGTGGCAGCTTCTGTTTTGCTGAGGTACTCAGTTGAGGTGGTTCAGGGACAAACAGTTGCTCCAAAGATGACTACCACGCTTTACATGAGGAATGGGTTGTGGGTTACTTTCaagcccaggcccaggcc